A DNA window from Parafrankia discariae contains the following coding sequences:
- a CDS encoding MSMEG_0565 family glycosyltransferase has protein sequence MSVALLTYSTRPRGGVVATLALAEALARAGHRVSLWTLARGGDAGFFRPVDPAVEVVAVPFPEIAGEAVGARVLRSITVLREAFEAFPGGYDIVHAQDCITANAVADCMRTVHHLDAFTTPELVACHERALRRPYAHVCVSAAVAAELADGWGITATVIPNGVDAARFSAAAGPEDPARTARERWRARLGRYVLAVGGIEPRKGTADLVEAFALLRERATPVSLVLAGGETLFDYRGYRERVLARAARLGVEPVILGPVAHEELPALVAAADVFAFPSVKEGFGLAALEALAAGVPVVTRDLPVLREVLAAAGDAVRFAATPAGLAAALEAYLDSAEQGGSTEQGHRAEAPARPAGRAAGQAVASGYSWSAAADRHVARYRELIRARSTGRPAGRISATTDKSSVSL, from the coding sequence CTGTCGGTGGCGCTGCTGACCTACTCCACCCGGCCCCGCGGCGGGGTGGTGGCCACCCTCGCGCTGGCCGAGGCGCTGGCGCGCGCCGGGCACCGGGTCAGCCTGTGGACACTGGCCCGCGGCGGGGACGCCGGCTTCTTCCGCCCGGTCGACCCGGCGGTCGAGGTGGTGGCGGTGCCGTTCCCGGAGATCGCCGGAGAGGCGGTCGGCGCGCGCGTCCTGCGCTCGATCACCGTCCTGCGGGAGGCCTTCGAGGCGTTTCCCGGTGGGTACGACATCGTCCACGCCCAGGACTGCATCACCGCGAACGCCGTGGCCGACTGCATGCGCACCGTCCACCACCTGGACGCCTTCACCACCCCCGAGCTCGTCGCCTGCCACGAGCGGGCGCTGCGCCGGCCGTACGCGCACGTGTGCGTGTCGGCGGCCGTCGCGGCCGAGCTGGCCGACGGCTGGGGGATCACCGCGACGGTGATCCCGAACGGCGTCGACGCGGCCCGCTTCAGCGCGGCGGCCGGACCGGAGGACCCCGCCCGCACGGCCCGTGAACGCTGGCGGGCCCGGCTCGGCCGGTACGTGCTCGCCGTCGGCGGGATCGAGCCCCGCAAGGGGACCGCCGACCTGGTCGAGGCGTTCGCCCTGCTGCGGGAGCGGGCGACGCCGGTGTCGCTCGTTCTCGCCGGCGGGGAGACCCTCTTCGACTACCGCGGGTACCGCGAGCGGGTGCTGGCCAGGGCCGCGCGCCTCGGCGTCGAGCCCGTCATCCTCGGGCCGGTGGCCCACGAGGAACTACCCGCCCTGGTCGCGGCGGCGGACGTGTTCGCGTTCCCGTCCGTGAAGGAGGGGTTCGGGCTGGCCGCGCTGGAGGCGCTGGCCGCGGGCGTCCCGGTGGTCACCCGTGACCTGCCGGTACTGCGCGAGGTGCTGGCCGCGGCCGGGGACGCGGTGCGTTTCGCCGCGACACCGGCCGGCCTCGCGGCCGCGTTGGAGGCGTACCTGGACTCCGCGGAACAGGGTGGCTCCACGGAACAGGGCCATCGCGCGGAAGCGCCCGCGCGGCCAGCCGGGCGGGCCGCCGGGCAAGCGGTCGCCTCGGGGTACAGCTGGTCGGCCGCGGCCGACCGGCACGTCGCCCGCTACCGCGAACTGATCAGGGCGCGGTCCACCGGCCGGCCGGCCGGCCGCATCAGCGCCACCACCGACAAATCATCTGTCTCACTGTAA
- a CDS encoding FAD-dependent oxidoreductase yields MPDAIIIGAGAAGLTAGLLLARRGWRVDVLERDVDDRPGDLAGVDGWRRPGATQTWHSHAFLARCRSLLAEHAPDVLDALRAAGALEVRLTEHAPPTLTGPAPADDELVVLGCRRAVLDWVLREVVAAQPGVTVRSGTRVVGLRTETAPGGAGGGIGAGAGAGAGGGAAFSRGPVLVRGVRLADGSSRDADLVVDAAGRLSPVRRWLVDAGADLPMPAEADCGIAYYSRFYRRTGPTPDIALNRGHTTGASFDRYSCLMFPADGDSFSLTFGVLPEDADIRVLRHGAAFDAAVRSIELFVPWLDPADVRPVSPVTAMSHLTNRLRPLVADGRPGVLGLLAIGDAAVITNPAHTRGVSLGVLGAVRLAEVASTLRDPAERALALDESTRAELAPWFEDSCAQDAARLLRWRPEQPVVPRARGAEPAEGAPPTGYTPWPAAPATGAGAAWPAGVTNGEAYLAARRDPGIWHRFTRLQNLLATPSDVLGEPGFAARVREVLATGWRPAGVPGPGHDDLVGLAADALARVGAPEPR; encoded by the coding sequence ATGCCCGACGCGATCATCATCGGCGCCGGGGCGGCCGGCCTGACCGCGGGCCTGCTGCTCGCCCGCCGCGGCTGGCGGGTCGACGTGCTCGAACGGGACGTCGACGACCGGCCCGGCGACCTGGCCGGTGTGGACGGCTGGCGCCGGCCGGGCGCGACGCAGACCTGGCACTCGCACGCCTTCCTGGCCCGCTGCCGGTCGCTGCTGGCCGAGCACGCCCCGGACGTCCTCGACGCGCTGCGCGCCGCGGGCGCGCTCGAGGTCCGGCTCACCGAGCACGCGCCGCCGACGCTGACCGGCCCCGCGCCGGCCGACGACGAGCTCGTCGTCCTCGGATGCCGGCGGGCGGTACTGGACTGGGTGCTGCGCGAGGTCGTCGCCGCGCAGCCCGGGGTGACCGTCCGGTCGGGGACACGCGTCGTCGGCCTGCGCACCGAAACCGCCCCGGGCGGAGCCGGTGGCGGGATCGGAGCCGGTGCCGGGGCCGGGGCTGGCGGCGGGGCCGCGTTCTCGCGCGGGCCGGTGCTGGTCCGCGGCGTGCGGCTGGCCGACGGCTCCAGCCGGGACGCCGACCTCGTCGTCGACGCCGCGGGCCGGCTCTCGCCGGTGCGGCGGTGGCTGGTCGACGCGGGCGCCGACCTGCCCATGCCGGCCGAGGCCGACTGCGGCATCGCCTACTACTCACGCTTCTACCGGCGCACCGGCCCGACTCCGGACATCGCGCTCAACCGCGGTCACACCACCGGCGCCTCCTTCGACCGCTACTCCTGCCTGATGTTCCCGGCCGACGGCGACAGTTTCTCGCTGACCTTCGGGGTGCTCCCCGAGGACGCCGACATCCGGGTGCTTCGGCACGGCGCGGCGTTCGACGCGGCGGTGCGGTCCATCGAGCTGTTCGTCCCGTGGCTGGATCCCGCCGACGTACGGCCGGTCTCGCCGGTCACCGCGATGTCGCACCTGACCAACCGGCTGCGGCCGCTGGTCGCGGACGGGCGTCCGGGCGTGCTCGGGCTGCTGGCGATCGGCGACGCGGCGGTCATCACCAACCCCGCGCACACCCGGGGGGTCTCGCTCGGCGTCCTCGGCGCCGTCCGGCTGGCGGAGGTCGCGAGCACGCTGCGCGACCCCGCCGAACGGGCGCTCGCCCTGGACGAGTCGACGCGGGCGGAGCTCGCGCCGTGGTTCGAGGACTCGTGCGCCCAGGACGCGGCCCGGCTGCTGCGCTGGCGGCCCGAGCAACCGGTCGTCCCGCGGGCCCGGGGCGCCGAGCCCGCCGAGGGCGCGCCGCCGACCGGCTACACCCCCTGGCCGGCGGCCCCGGCCACCGGTGCGGGCGCCGCGTGGCCGGCCGGTGTCACGAACGGCGAGGCCTATCTCGCCGCGCGTCGCGACCCCGGGATCTGGCACCGTTTCACCCGGCTGCAGAACCTGCTCGCCACCCCGTCGGACGTGCTGGGCGAGCCGGGGTTCGCCGCGCGGGTCCGCGAGGTCCTGGCGACGGGCTGGCGGCCCGCGGGCGTGCCCGGACCGGGCCACGACGACCTGGTCGGGCTGGCCGCCGACGCGCTCGCCCGGGTCGGCGCCCCGGAGCCCCGGTGA
- a CDS encoding Tex family protein produces MTTVSVSETVSVQARIAAELGVREGQVASAIDLLDGGATVPFIARYRKEVTGTLDDAQLRTLEERLRYLRELAERRAAILESIRSQGKLDDALEAQIMAADTKARLEDIYLPYKPKRRTKAQIAREAGLEPLADALLADRSLDPRAEAERYVDAEKGVADATVALEGARAILVERFAEDADLIGALREQMWSRGYLVSRVREGKEADGAKFADYFDFAEPFTKLPSHRILAMFRGEKEEILDLTLEPDEPADPAEPPAPGPTDYERRIAERFDIADAGRPADRWLLDAVRWAWRTRVLVHLGVDLRMRLWTSAEDTAVRVFAANLRDLLLAAPAGERRTMGLDPGFRTGVKVAVVDATGKAVATDTIYPHVPARRWDDSLATLARLAAEHGVELIAIGNGTASRETDKLADDLIRRHPELKLTKVMVSEAGASVYSASAYASQELPSMDVSLRGAVSIARRLQDPLAELVKIDPKSIGVGQYQHDLSEARMSSSLDAVVEDCVNAVGVDVNTASAPLLSRVSGISGGLADNIVRHRDTNGPFRSRTGLLEVARLGPKAFEQCAGFLRITGGDDPLDSSSVHPESYPVVRRILTVTGGDLRALIGDTKTLRSLKPTEFVDDTVGLPTVTDILAELEKPGRDPRPAFKTAEFTEGVETLADLVPGMVLEGVVTNVAAFGAFVDIGVHQDGLVHVSAMSKNFVSDPREVAKPGDIVRVKVLDVDIPRKRISLTLRLDDEPGAADAGGGQSGQGGERRAGRGGRGGQIRGGAGGAGRSQERDGGPPADQQGGRQAAAAGGGQPGGGQPGGGRGGPGQRGGPGQRGGPGQRGGGGAGQRGGAGGAGGGQRGGGAGGGGAGGGGGGGQRGAGHRGGRTDGAIADALRRAGLVTGDEVTLSGNQDDARDSRRRGRR; encoded by the coding sequence GTGACGACGGTGTCCGTCTCAGAGACGGTGTCTGTCCAGGCGCGGATCGCCGCGGAGCTGGGCGTGCGCGAGGGGCAGGTGGCCTCGGCGATCGACCTGCTCGACGGCGGGGCGACAGTGCCGTTCATCGCCCGGTACCGCAAGGAGGTGACCGGCACCCTCGACGACGCCCAGCTGCGGACCCTCGAGGAGCGGCTGCGGTACCTGCGGGAGCTGGCGGAGCGGCGCGCGGCGATCCTGGAGTCCATCCGGAGCCAGGGCAAGCTCGACGACGCCCTCGAGGCGCAGATCATGGCCGCCGACACCAAGGCCCGCCTGGAGGACATCTACCTCCCCTACAAGCCGAAGCGCCGGACGAAGGCGCAGATCGCGCGCGAGGCCGGGCTGGAGCCGCTCGCGGACGCGCTGCTGGCCGACCGCTCGCTCGACCCCCGGGCGGAGGCGGAGCGTTACGTCGACGCCGAGAAGGGCGTCGCCGACGCCACCGTGGCGCTCGAGGGCGCCCGCGCCATCCTGGTGGAGCGCTTCGCCGAGGACGCCGACCTGATCGGCGCGCTGCGCGAGCAGATGTGGTCCCGCGGGTATCTCGTCAGCCGGGTCCGCGAGGGCAAGGAGGCCGACGGCGCGAAGTTCGCCGACTACTTCGACTTCGCCGAGCCGTTCACGAAGCTGCCGTCCCACCGGATCCTCGCGATGTTCCGCGGGGAGAAGGAGGAGATCCTCGATCTCACCCTGGAGCCGGACGAGCCCGCCGACCCGGCGGAGCCCCCGGCCCCCGGCCCCACCGACTACGAGCGGCGCATCGCCGAGCGCTTCGACATCGCCGACGCCGGCCGCCCGGCCGACCGCTGGCTGCTCGACGCGGTGCGCTGGGCCTGGCGGACCCGGGTCCTCGTCCACCTCGGCGTCGACCTCCGCATGCGGCTGTGGACGTCCGCGGAGGACACCGCCGTACGCGTGTTCGCGGCGAACCTGCGTGACCTGCTGCTCGCCGCCCCCGCCGGGGAGCGGCGCACCATGGGCCTCGACCCGGGGTTCCGCACCGGCGTCAAGGTGGCGGTGGTCGACGCGACCGGGAAGGCCGTCGCCACCGACACGATCTACCCGCACGTCCCGGCCCGGCGCTGGGACGACTCCCTGGCCACTCTGGCCCGGCTGGCCGCCGAGCACGGCGTGGAGCTGATCGCCATCGGCAACGGGACGGCCTCCCGGGAGACCGACAAGCTGGCCGACGACCTGATCCGCCGGCATCCCGAGCTGAAGCTGACCAAGGTGATGGTGTCCGAGGCCGGTGCCTCGGTGTACTCCGCCTCCGCCTACGCGTCCCAGGAACTGCCCTCGATGGACGTCTCGCTGCGCGGCGCGGTGTCCATCGCGCGCCGCCTGCAGGACCCGCTCGCCGAGCTCGTCAAGATCGACCCGAAGTCGATCGGGGTCGGCCAGTACCAGCACGACCTCTCCGAGGCCCGGATGTCGTCCTCCCTGGACGCCGTCGTCGAGGACTGCGTGAACGCGGTCGGCGTGGACGTCAACACCGCCTCGGCACCGCTGCTCTCCCGGGTCTCCGGCATCAGCGGCGGGCTGGCCGACAACATCGTCCGCCACCGGGACACCAACGGGCCGTTCCGGTCGCGGACCGGCCTGCTGGAGGTGGCCCGGCTGGGCCCGAAGGCGTTCGAGCAGTGCGCCGGCTTCCTGCGGATCACCGGCGGCGACGACCCGCTCGACAGCTCCAGCGTGCACCCGGAGTCCTACCCGGTCGTCCGGCGGATCCTGACGGTGACCGGTGGCGACCTGCGCGCGCTGATCGGCGATACGAAGACGCTGCGCTCGCTGAAGCCCACCGAGTTCGTCGACGACACGGTCGGCCTGCCGACGGTGACCGACATCCTCGCCGAGCTGGAGAAGCCCGGCCGCGACCCGCGGCCGGCGTTCAAGACCGCCGAGTTCACCGAGGGCGTCGAGACCCTCGCCGACCTGGTGCCGGGGATGGTCCTCGAGGGTGTGGTGACCAACGTCGCCGCCTTCGGCGCCTTCGTCGACATCGGCGTGCACCAGGACGGCCTCGTCCATGTCTCGGCGATGTCGAAGAACTTCGTCAGCGACCCCCGCGAGGTCGCCAAGCCCGGGGACATCGTGCGGGTGAAGGTCCTCGACGTCGACATCCCGCGCAAGCGCATCTCGCTCACCCTGCGCCTGGACGACGAGCCGGGCGCGGCGGACGCCGGCGGCGGGCAGAGCGGTCAGGGCGGTGAGCGGCGCGCGGGCCGCGGTGGCCGCGGTGGGCAGATCCGCGGTGGCGCCGGTGGCGCCGGCCGGAGCCAGGAGCGTGACGGGGGGCCGCCCGCCGACCAGCAGGGCGGCCGGCAGGCGGCGGCGGCCGGCGGCGGGCAGCCGGGTGGCGGCCAGCCCGGAGGCGGGCGTGGCGGTCCGGGTCAGCGTGGCGGCCCCGGCCAGCGGGGTGGTCCGGGCCAGCGCGGTGGCGGTGGCGCGGGTCAGCGCGGCGGTGCCGGTGGCGCGGGTGGCGGTCAGCGCGGTGGCGGTGCTGGCGGTGGCGGTGCTGGCGGTGGCGGTGGCGGTGGCCAGCGCGGTGCGGGCCACCGTGGCGGGCGGACCGACGGGGCCATCGCCGACGCGCTGCGCCGCGCCGGTCTGGTCACCGGCGACGAGGTCACCCTCAGCGGCAACCAGGACGACGCGCGCGACAGCCGCCGTCGCGGGCGCCGCTAG
- a CDS encoding sensor histidine kinase — protein MAFVHEALVHRGPAGFLAGAVEFVRAGVQRDEAVLVAVTPANAGLLRSVLGSIVAKVSFLDITEFGRNPGRVIPAWSAFLDEARARGTRARGLGELVWAGRSAAEIAECHHCESLANLAFGASSGLRLRCAYDAATLPAPVVDAAWRTHPRVLGDGAARGGGGRYRAAPGPLSGPPPGPPPGPLSGPPPGLPPGRVRPPASAPLGPGVPEPFEMGLPAPAVAGRAVVSLRFTGRDVSAARRMAVGRACEVGVPDSRVDDLKLAIHEIVTNSVRHGGGIGRLRVWVEGPTLICEVADRGRVLDPLVGQRIPELDSEGGRGLWLAHQLCDLVQLRSSPAGTVVRLHIAIRGAAPTHGTTEDGAAAEAG, from the coding sequence GTGGCATTCGTGCACGAGGCGCTCGTCCACCGCGGCCCGGCCGGTTTCCTGGCTGGCGCGGTGGAATTCGTCCGGGCCGGTGTCCAGCGTGACGAGGCCGTCCTGGTCGCGGTCACGCCCGCCAACGCCGGGCTGCTGCGATCCGTGCTGGGCTCGATCGTGGCGAAGGTCTCCTTCCTCGACATCACCGAATTCGGGCGAAATCCAGGCCGGGTCATTCCGGCCTGGTCGGCCTTTCTGGACGAGGCCCGGGCCCGGGGAACCCGCGCGCGTGGCCTCGGCGAGCTGGTCTGGGCCGGGCGGAGCGCGGCCGAGATAGCCGAGTGCCACCACTGCGAATCACTGGCCAATCTGGCCTTCGGGGCATCGTCCGGGCTGCGGCTACGCTGCGCCTACGACGCCGCCACGCTGCCGGCACCGGTGGTGGACGCCGCGTGGCGCACCCATCCGCGGGTGCTGGGCGACGGCGCGGCCCGCGGTGGCGGCGGCCGGTACCGCGCCGCACCCGGCCCGTTGTCGGGCCCACCGCCCGGTCCTCCGCCCGGCCCGTTGTCGGGCCCTCCGCCCGGCCTACCTCCGGGCCGCGTCCGTCCACCGGCTTCCGCGCCGCTGGGGCCGGGGGTGCCGGAGCCGTTCGAGATGGGGCTGCCGGCGCCCGCCGTGGCCGGCCGGGCCGTGGTCAGCCTGCGCTTCACCGGGCGGGACGTGTCGGCCGCCCGGCGGATGGCGGTCGGCCGGGCCTGCGAGGTCGGCGTGCCCGACAGCCGGGTGGACGACCTGAAGCTGGCCATCCACGAGATCGTCACCAACAGCGTGCGCCACGGCGGTGGGATCGGCCGGCTGCGCGTCTGGGTGGAGGGGCCGACCCTGATCTGCGAGGTCGCCGACCGCGGCCGGGTACTCGACCCGCTGGTCGGCCAGCGGATCCCGGAACTGGACTCCGAGGGCGGCCGGGGGCTGTGGCTGGCCCACCAGCTCTGCGACCTCGTCCAGCTCCGCTCCTCACCGGCCGGCACCGTGGTCCGCCTGCACATCGCGATCCGTGGCGCGGCGCCCACCCACGGCACCACCGAGGACGGCGCGGCCGCCGAGGCCGGTTAG
- a CDS encoding SRPBCC family protein produces MAQISVEVERIVGGPPERVLALLADYAGTRAELWPEMITDYKVVEGGEGPGTRITYRLHATRKRVREVDALVSAPAAGSLLETDQCSSLRTRWQVRAAGAGGSTVTALTTWDGASGVGGFFEKTFAPIGIRKLGNAVLDGLETRLRQPA; encoded by the coding sequence ATGGCACAGATCAGTGTCGAGGTGGAACGGATCGTCGGCGGCCCGCCGGAGCGGGTGCTGGCGCTGCTGGCCGACTACGCGGGCACGCGGGCCGAGCTGTGGCCAGAAATGATCACCGACTACAAGGTGGTCGAGGGCGGCGAGGGCCCCGGTACCCGGATCACCTACCGGCTGCACGCCACCCGCAAGCGCGTCCGCGAGGTGGACGCGCTGGTCAGCGCCCCCGCGGCGGGCAGCCTGCTGGAGACCGACCAGTGCTCCTCCCTGCGCACCCGCTGGCAGGTGCGCGCGGCCGGCGCCGGCGGCAGCACGGTCACCGCGCTGACCACCTGGGACGGCGCGAGCGGGGTCGGTGGGTTCTTCGAGAAGACCTTCGCCCCGATCGGCATCCGCAAGCTGGGCAACGCCGTCCTGGACGGCCTGGAGACCCGGCTGCGCCAGCCGGCCTGA
- a CDS encoding phage holin family protein yields MTSTYTRQPTTSTPAPPADLPVAPGGVPTSADGVPADQAGIPGLPPDATVRITPSAPATMTEPRPASTGRLVSDVAADVSTLFRQEIALAKAELRAEATKAGKGAGMFAGAGGAGYFALLFVLLAVMFGLGEVMALGWAALIVGVVLAAVAAVLALRGRSTVREVHPAPTQTVETLREDVQWAQSRRH; encoded by the coding sequence ATGACCAGCACCTACACCCGCCAGCCCACGACGTCGACCCCAGCACCCCCCGCCGATCTCCCGGTCGCCCCGGGAGGCGTCCCGACATCCGCGGACGGCGTGCCCGCCGACCAGGCCGGCATCCCGGGCCTTCCGCCCGATGCCACGGTACGGATCACGCCGTCAGCCCCCGCCACGATGACGGAGCCCCGGCCGGCCTCGACCGGCCGCCTCGTCTCCGACGTGGCGGCGGACGTCTCCACCCTGTTCCGCCAGGAGATCGCACTCGCCAAGGCCGAGCTGCGCGCGGAGGCGACGAAGGCCGGCAAGGGCGCGGGGATGTTCGCCGGAGCCGGCGGGGCCGGCTACTTCGCGCTGCTCTTCGTCCTGCTCGCGGTCATGTTCGGGCTGGGCGAGGTCATGGCGCTGGGCTGGGCCGCGCTGATCGTCGGAGTGGTGCTCGCCGCGGTCGCCGCCGTGCTCGCCCTGCGCGGCCGCAGCACGGTCCGCGAAGTGCACCCGGCGCCGACGCAGACGGTCGAGACGCTGCGCGAGGACGTCCAGTGGGCGCAGAGCCGCCGCCACTGA
- a CDS encoding DUF4407 domain-containing protein: protein MLAFFAGAQAKFLPPTDRARFVTAGTLMLLTAALATCAGSTVVAIGFGIGTLQALPFGIFYALFIFFIDRSVLLTQTPYRYGADGGVETGRAGFSVAVRVFIAVCAAVIVGETVLLRIFESSIANRVAEIQQEDAGRVLAGWDANQESEIAARTADLAAKQKGLDAADDLVEAKTAEVNCQLAGGPDCLGGAGPVYQIKLAELAAATVAVTDATRLRDAAQRDLDKFQATQQASRSAFAGTVEATTGAADDLLMREKAFWRLTTEDRSVLVWRLLLTLLLLGVDLAPLLFKRGLDRTSYRQRERLERWRDETAVEVDALQVGHTARERRDLAPVVAARLAGRWEDYLLRRDGVETAVRWTADTAQARLAEEEISADQESRMRELRARHGIVAVPRAPTSESAVATGSAVATGSVSGHAVPPPPESP, encoded by the coding sequence ATGCTGGCATTCTTCGCCGGTGCGCAGGCCAAATTCCTCCCGCCGACGGATCGCGCCCGTTTCGTCACCGCCGGCACGCTGATGCTGCTGACGGCGGCACTCGCCACCTGCGCGGGGTCGACGGTGGTGGCCATCGGGTTCGGCATCGGGACACTCCAGGCGCTGCCCTTCGGCATCTTCTACGCCCTGTTCATCTTCTTCATCGACCGGTCCGTCCTGCTGACCCAGACCCCGTACCGTTATGGCGCGGACGGCGGAGTGGAGACCGGTCGGGCCGGATTCTCCGTGGCGGTCCGGGTGTTCATCGCGGTGTGCGCGGCGGTAATTGTCGGGGAGACGGTGCTTCTCCGGATCTTCGAGTCCTCGATCGCGAACCGGGTCGCCGAGATCCAGCAGGAGGACGCCGGGCGCGTACTGGCCGGGTGGGACGCGAACCAGGAGAGCGAGATCGCCGCCCGCACGGCCGATCTCGCCGCCAAACAGAAAGGCCTCGACGCCGCCGACGATCTCGTCGAGGCGAAGACTGCGGAGGTGAACTGCCAGCTCGCCGGCGGCCCGGACTGCCTGGGCGGGGCCGGCCCGGTCTATCAGATCAAGCTGGCCGAGCTGGCCGCGGCGACCGTCGCCGTCACCGACGCCACCCGGCTGCGCGACGCCGCCCAGCGCGACCTTGACAAGTTCCAAGCCACTCAGCAGGCCAGCCGTTCCGCCTTCGCGGGCACGGTGGAGGCCACGACGGGCGCGGCGGACGACCTGCTGATGCGGGAGAAGGCGTTCTGGCGGCTGACCACCGAGGACCGCTCGGTCCTGGTGTGGCGCCTGTTGCTGACGTTGCTCCTGCTCGGTGTCGACCTCGCCCCGCTGCTGTTCAAGCGTGGTCTGGACCGCACCTCCTACCGGCAGCGCGAGCGGCTCGAGCGCTGGCGGGACGAGACCGCCGTCGAGGTCGACGCGCTCCAGGTCGGTCACACCGCCCGGGAACGCCGTGATCTGGCTCCGGTGGTCGCGGCGCGGCTCGCCGGGCGCTGGGAGGACTATCTGCTGCGCCGCGACGGCGTCGAGACCGCTGTGCGCTGGACGGCCGACACGGCCCAGGCGCGCCTCGCCGAGGAGGAGATCAGCGCCGACCAGGAGTCGCGGATGCGCGAGCTGCGCGCGCGGCACGGCATCGTCGCCGTGCCGCGCGCGCCGACCTCGGAATCGGCTGTGGCCACCGGATCAGCCGTGGCCACCGGATCGGTCAGCGGTCACGCGGTACCGCCGCCGCCGGAATCGCCGTGA
- a CDS encoding alpha/beta fold hydrolase, producing MYDEAPAWYEAAIDTRPERLETEVDGTTISYRCWGRVGGPAIVMVHGGAAHAGWWDHIAPLIPAEYRVVALDLSGHGDSGRREEYSLSTWASEVVAVIDHAGITSPPIVIGHSMGGWVTITTAAEYPDRVAGIVVVDSPVKESTPEERAARERTAFGPLRVYATAADALARFRTVPEQPSSLPYIIDHIARNSIGAMLGGWTWKFDPNVFGNRTPSPEILRKVHCRVALFRAENGLVTPDIGELMYNLLGRVAPVIEIPLAGHHVMLDQPLMLVTGIRTILADWEHSSPQERAD from the coding sequence ATGTATGACGAAGCACCGGCCTGGTACGAGGCCGCCATCGATACTCGTCCCGAGCGGCTGGAGACCGAGGTCGACGGGACGACCATCAGCTACCGGTGCTGGGGACGGGTCGGCGGCCCCGCGATCGTGATGGTGCACGGTGGCGCGGCCCACGCGGGCTGGTGGGACCACATCGCGCCACTGATCCCGGCCGAGTACCGGGTGGTCGCCCTGGACCTGTCGGGCCACGGTGACAGCGGGCGCCGCGAGGAGTACTCGCTGAGCACGTGGGCGTCCGAGGTCGTGGCGGTGATCGACCACGCCGGGATCACGTCCCCACCGATCGTCATCGGGCACAGCATGGGTGGCTGGGTGACCATCACGACGGCCGCCGAGTACCCGGACCGCGTCGCCGGCATCGTCGTCGTCGACTCGCCGGTGAAGGAGTCGACCCCGGAGGAGCGCGCCGCCCGCGAGCGGACCGCCTTCGGCCCGCTGCGGGTCTACGCGACGGCGGCCGACGCGCTGGCGCGGTTCCGCACCGTCCCCGAGCAGCCGAGCAGCCTGCCCTACATCATCGACCACATCGCCCGGAACTCCATCGGGGCGATGCTCGGCGGCTGGACGTGGAAGTTCGACCCGAACGTGTTCGGCAACCGGACGCCGTCCCCCGAGATCCTGCGCAAGGTGCACTGCCGGGTCGCGCTGTTCCGCGCCGAGAACGGGCTGGTCACCCCGGACATCGGCGAGCTGATGTACAACCTGCTGGGCCGGGTCGCGCCGGTCATCGAGATCCCGCTCGCGGGGCACCACGTGATGCTCGACCAGCCGCTGATGCTGGTCACCGGGATCCGCACCATCCTCGCCGACTGGGAGCACTCGTCCCCCCAGGAACGCGCCGACTAG
- a CDS encoding DUF3618 domain-containing protein yields MTSTTPDEIRADIEATRAQLGHDLDELSDRISPHKVAGRTAAGVKDKVAGAGSALKPKLDEATVRARGTAGHAATAAQQTAHRQLDAHPQVADVLHRTTATAGSAMTVGREKAAQTAAAGRAKAGPLITAGRDRARENPRAAGSAAGGAAALGVVAALIARRRRRRRAGGV; encoded by the coding sequence GTGACCAGCACAACACCTGACGAGATCCGGGCCGACATCGAGGCGACCCGCGCCCAGCTCGGCCACGACCTCGACGAGCTCTCCGACCGCATCAGCCCGCACAAGGTCGCCGGGCGCACCGCCGCCGGGGTCAAGGACAAGGTCGCGGGGGCGGGCAGCGCGCTGAAGCCGAAGCTCGACGAGGCGACCGTCCGGGCCCGAGGGACCGCCGGGCACGCGGCCACCGCCGCGCAGCAGACGGCCCACCGCCAGCTCGACGCCCACCCGCAGGTCGCGGACGTCCTGCACCGGACGACGGCGACCGCCGGCAGCGCGATGACCGTCGGCCGGGAGAAGGCCGCCCAGACGGCCGCCGCGGGGCGTGCGAAGGCGGGACCGCTCATCACGGCCGGGCGTGACCGGGCGCGGGAGAACCCGCGCGCGGCCGGCTCGGCCGCGGGCGGAGCGGCGGCCCTGGGCGTCGTGGCCGCCCTGATCGCCCGCCGCCGCCGCCGGCGCCGCGCCGGCGGCGTCTGA